In Cetobacterium sp. ZOR0034, one genomic interval encodes:
- the cls gene encoding cardiolipin synthase, with product MKEILIALKDYLVFVNIIFAIIIIFFERKRPVFTLFWITILLLTSYFGFIVYLFFGVSFKKRRALAKYYLKSSHEYSKSLNKKSMVSIKKWLGLSRYLDGVLLGKMTHNNSFIFYRKNEYFFNSLTLAIKNAKRYIYMEYYIFDDDEVGGPIYDLLLERAKDGVEIKIIVDGAGTRGVSKKRIETLRKAGIMIEIFFPSYFPFIKIGNLRANYRDHRKITLVDNELCFSGGLNIGKDYIGKGRLGKWQDIGFSIKGEAIIDYLHEFERSWKFLKKDTTDIFENPTLQKREYQLTPIQVVSSGPNYEFHTIKDTILTLIIKAEKSIHIQTPYFIPDEPILEALKGALVSGIKVKIVIPSVGDHAFVYWANQYFYGELIELGAEVYKYKDGFIHSKLIVVDGEIALVGTANFDYRSMYQNFEISLLILGSSITELENRIKSDILESKKVTLKEYRERGKKDRVLESISKLIAPIL from the coding sequence GTGAAAGAGATATTGATAGCATTAAAAGACTACTTAGTTTTTGTAAATATTATATTCGCAATAATCATTATATTTTTTGAAAGAAAGAGACCTGTGTTTACTCTTTTTTGGATAACCATACTACTATTGACATCATATTTTGGATTTATAGTTTATCTTTTTTTTGGCGTTAGTTTTAAAAAGAGAAGAGCTTTGGCAAAATATTATTTAAAAAGTAGCCATGAATATTCAAAAAGTTTAAATAAGAAATCAATGGTAAGCATAAAAAAATGGCTTGGATTAAGCAGATATTTAGATGGGGTTCTTTTAGGTAAAATGACTCACAACAACAGTTTTATTTTCTATCGTAAAAACGAATATTTTTTTAATAGTTTAACTTTGGCTATTAAAAATGCAAAAAGATACATCTATATGGAGTATTATATATTTGATGATGATGAGGTTGGTGGACCTATATATGATTTACTTTTAGAGCGTGCAAAAGATGGTGTTGAAATAAAAATAATTGTAGATGGAGCTGGAACGAGGGGTGTTTCTAAAAAAAGAATTGAAACTCTGAGAAAAGCAGGCATTATGATAGAGATATTTTTTCCATCGTATTTCCCATTTATAAAGATTGGGAATTTGAGAGCAAACTATAGAGACCATAGAAAAATAACTCTTGTAGATAATGAACTTTGTTTTTCTGGTGGCTTGAATATAGGAAAGGATTATATTGGAAAAGGGCGACTTGGAAAGTGGCAAGATATAGGTTTTTCAATTAAAGGTGAGGCTATTATAGATTATCTTCATGAGTTTGAAAGAAGTTGGAAATTTTTGAAAAAAGACACAACAGATATTTTTGAAAATCCAACTTTACAAAAAAGAGAGTACCAGCTGACACCTATTCAAGTTGTAAGCTCAGGGCCGAATTATGAGTTTCATACAATAAAGGATACAATTTTAACTTTGATAATAAAAGCTGAAAAAAGTATACATATACAAACGCCATATTTTATTCCGGATGAACCAATTTTAGAAGCTTTAAAAGGAGCGCTTGTTTCAGGAATAAAAGTTAAGATTGTTATTCCGAGTGTTGGAGATCACGCTTTTGTCTACTGGGCAAACCAATATTTTTATGGTGAGTTGATTGAACTAGGAGCAGAGGTTTATAAGTATAAGGATGGATTTATTCACAGTAAACTTATTGTGGTAGATGGAGAGATCGCACTTGTAGGAACAGCAAACTTTGATTATAGAAGTATGTATCAAAATTTTGAGATAAGCTTACTAATTTTAGGAAGTAGTATAACAGAGCTAGAAAATAGAATCAAATCTGATATATTAGAATCAAAAAAAGTAACTTTGAAAGAGTATAGAGAAAGAGGAAAAAAAGATAGAGTGCTAGAATCTATATCGAAACTGATAGCACCGATACTATAA
- a CDS encoding SIR2 family protein yields the protein MSFFNKFNDTDKINLFLGDFLVRQAGYPTRRELAKLLMKDMKENIKGYIRDENSLFQVSQVYLDGVVSSRSSLLRKIKNLYETNRETSELLNVFSESDKINAVFSTDYDIVLDDINSSKVVKILPTDENICTALNGEIKHYKVLGDVNRHEKLFVSIQDYRKLNVLDFYKNFFNNIREDIKTYPTLILGLDLNNIDFIDMLESILSTIEKRDIIYAVSNSNVLKTKTIERLNELGIKLLPHSEEEFFKELKCYLCSEELEESELQEAYIGKKLFR from the coding sequence ATGAGTTTTTTCAATAAATTTAATGATACAGATAAAATAAATCTTTTCTTAGGAGATTTCTTGGTTAGACAAGCTGGTTATCCCACAAGAAGAGAGTTAGCAAAACTGTTAATGAAAGATATGAAAGAAAATATAAAAGGCTACATTAGAGATGAAAACTCTTTATTCCAAGTTAGTCAAGTTTACTTAGATGGCGTTGTTAGCAGTAGAAGTTCATTATTGAGAAAAATCAAAAATTTGTATGAAACAAATAGAGAGACTTCAGAATTACTAAATGTTTTTTCTGAGAGCGATAAAATAAATGCTGTTTTTTCTACAGATTACGATATAGTTTTAGATGATATAAATTCAAGTAAGGTAGTAAAAATATTACCAACAGATGAAAATATATGTACAGCATTAAACGGAGAGATCAAGCATTACAAAGTGTTAGGAGATGTAAATAGACATGAAAAATTGTTTGTTTCTATTCAAGATTATAGAAAACTAAATGTTTTAGATTTCTATAAAAATTTCTTTAACAACATAAGAGAGGATATAAAAACATATCCGACGCTAATTTTAGGATTAGATTTAAATAATATAGATTTTATTGACATGTTAGAATCAATATTATCTACGATAGAGAAAAGAGATATTATCTATGCAGTGAGCAACTCAAATGTTTTAAAAACAAAAACAATCGAAAGATTGAATGAGTTAGGAATTAAACTGTTACCTCATAGTGAAGAGGAGTTCTTTAAAGAACTGAAATGTTATCTTTGCTCAGAGGAGTTAGAGGAATCTGAATTACAAGAGGCATATATTGGAAAAAAGCTCTTTCGGTAA
- a CDS encoding RelA/SpoT domain-containing protein, producing the protein MLNSNINREEFFKIFSITEEYFESTGLDWDELMKIYADYLKLVPYLEKEAEHIVSKLIDSVGVHSVRRRVKKATHLVEKIIRKGRKYADRGINAENYKEIITDLIGIRVLHLFKDDWRGIHGEITKLWDTKETPQINIRRGDYNIQDLKNTIQDLDCEIIVRDHGYRSIHYLIGVPVTKQDEVLVEIQVRTVFEEAWSEIDHLMRYPYDVDNPIITEYLGIFNRLVGSADEMGTFIKKIKKEFSNGKGLEDNFRELDLKFK; encoded by the coding sequence ATGTTAAACAGTAATATAAACAGGGAAGAATTTTTCAAAATATTCTCAATAACTGAAGAGTATTTTGAATCTACAGGTTTAGATTGGGATGAACTTATGAAGATTTATGCTGACTATTTAAAACTGGTTCCTTATTTAGAAAAAGAAGCTGAGCATATAGTTTCTAAGCTAATTGATAGCGTGGGAGTTCACTCAGTGAGAAGAAGAGTTAAAAAAGCGACACACCTTGTAGAAAAGATTATAAGAAAGGGTCGTAAATACGCAGATCGTGGAATAAATGCTGAAAACTATAAAGAGATTATCACTGACCTTATAGGAATACGTGTGCTACATCTATTTAAAGATGACTGGCGTGGAATTCATGGAGAGATTACGAAACTTTGGGATACAAAAGAGACTCCTCAGATTAATATAAGAAGAGGGGACTATAATATTCAAGATTTAAAAAATACTATTCAAGACTTAGATTGTGAGATTATAGTGAGAGATCATGGTTATAGATCTATTCATTATTTGATTGGAGTTCCAGTTACAAAACAAGATGAGGTACTTGTAGAGATACAAGTTAGAACGGTGTTTGAAGAAGCTTGGAGTGAGATAGATCATTTGATGAGATATCCATATGATGTAGATAATCCTATTATAACTGAATATCTTGGAATTTTTAACAGACTTGTTGGAAGTGCCGATGAAATGGGAACGTTTATAAAGAAAATAAAAAAGGAGTTCTCTAACGGAAAAGGTTTAGAGGATAACTTTAGAGAGTTGGATTTAAAATTCAAATAA
- a CDS encoding PD-(D/E)XK nuclease family protein translates to MKFEYVSYGGSLIQGLKKDPSVLYVFSDYPLKNSQRKESKRNIFEPDPVYLTIEEFKDMAFRTDKIVLSEAKRFVSLYNYLKKEFAEINITNYFESIEFSNKFFNYYTELNRSLCDESIVLEEWQKQYFEIFHKFKSKYDIYLEEKNYIPKDWVESLKYLNLSSFKKYKKIMFVDIVSFTPLDKVVISKLEEFIDVVIRVQGEPGVFDEENLELKDIYLPKIQKNEITVLEVQDELELIGNLLDIMKMKNHTTNIFSPEADTNEYSKIFPNNFMRGSFYTINDTKFFKFLTAQSDLISNLEPRMDNLIPIKKFLEGVRNLEMQDYYGIQKEDMEFIYSQMDWDYKYIGEEENEKITEIYKDIIKVSEFETIDRFIDYFNELLSLEIFQEKIYKDFYDKLQEYMGYAKTTEIMLESKEIKGCFKNGGDILKFLLQYFNDVEIIRNDNSEGKYLIKPMENCKVITNSRESIFINLSTRYLPKIKRDSLYLTEKQKKDNGFTYYEKERKEEKYRFYQSLLKNRYNIIIYMKNENSGEAVSPILSEVLNKYRVNRLEKTVYSEDILERLKALKSNAVPEFLETNLLKSKEDFKDGELSIGPYDYDTLMRCEYRFYLNKVCSLQNFEKEDTLGLSLKFLGTYVHEVFEKLTDKMWKKILNLSDYSVTYEEVEELLYSSFRNNRKRVPIYLDNYFTGILIPRFARNILKFYKEIENLYIEKKVKRIESEKNSRKEPFLKGDVEVTLSGRVDLVIETTTNNHIIDFKTGSKIDNQLDFYSIMLYGDETKSQKSIYNAFEGKLENQDKVKLTRELLKERLIEFFKEEIYSLSEKKSGCLYCEYGDICRREF, encoded by the coding sequence ATGAAGTTTGAATATGTAAGCTATGGGGGGTCTTTAATTCAGGGATTGAAAAAAGATCCCTCTGTCCTGTATGTATTTTCTGATTATCCTTTAAAAAATAGTCAGAGAAAAGAGAGTAAAAGAAATATATTTGAGCCAGATCCAGTGTATCTAACAATTGAAGAGTTTAAAGATATGGCTTTTAGAACAGATAAAATAGTTTTGAGTGAAGCAAAAAGATTTGTAAGTTTATATAACTATTTGAAAAAAGAGTTTGCAGAAATAAATATAACGAATTATTTTGAATCAATAGAGTTTTCAAATAAATTTTTTAATTATTATACAGAATTGAATAGAAGTTTGTGTGATGAATCTATAGTGTTGGAAGAATGGCAGAAACAATACTTTGAAATATTTCATAAATTTAAATCTAAATATGATATATATTTAGAAGAGAAAAATTATATTCCAAAAGATTGGGTTGAGAGTTTAAAATATTTGAATCTATCCTCTTTTAAAAAATATAAAAAAATTATGTTTGTAGATATTGTTAGTTTCACTCCTTTAGATAAAGTTGTTATTTCAAAGTTGGAGGAGTTTATAGATGTAGTTATTAGAGTTCAAGGTGAGCCAGGAGTTTTTGATGAGGAAAACTTAGAGCTGAAAGATATATATCTGCCAAAAATTCAGAAAAATGAGATAACAGTTTTAGAGGTCCAAGATGAGCTTGAACTAATTGGAAATCTTTTAGACATCATGAAAATGAAAAATCATACAACAAATATTTTTTCACCTGAAGCTGATACAAATGAGTATTCTAAAATATTTCCTAATAATTTTATGAGAGGAAGTTTTTATACAATAAATGATACGAAGTTTTTTAAATTTTTGACTGCTCAAAGTGATTTAATCTCTAATTTAGAACCTAGAATGGATAATCTTATTCCGATAAAAAAATTCTTAGAGGGAGTAAGAAATTTAGAAATGCAAGATTACTATGGGATACAAAAAGAGGATATGGAGTTTATATACTCACAAATGGATTGGGATTATAAATATATCGGAGAGGAAGAGAACGAAAAGATAACTGAGATATATAAAGATATAATTAAAGTTTCAGAGTTTGAAACAATCGATAGATTTATAGATTATTTTAATGAATTACTTTCTTTAGAGATATTCCAAGAGAAAATATATAAAGATTTCTACGATAAACTTCAAGAATATATGGGGTACGCTAAAACAACAGAGATAATGTTAGAATCTAAAGAGATAAAAGGATGTTTTAAAAATGGCGGAGATATTTTGAAGTTTTTACTACAATACTTCAATGATGTCGAAATTATTAGAAATGATAACAGTGAAGGTAAATATCTGATAAAACCTATGGAAAATTGCAAAGTTATTACTAATTCAAGAGAATCGATATTTATAAATTTAAGTACAAGATATCTTCCAAAAATAAAGAGAGACTCACTTTATTTAACAGAGAAGCAAAAAAAAGATAATGGATTTACCTATTATGAAAAAGAGAGAAAAGAGGAGAAATATAGATTTTACCAAAGTCTTTTGAAAAATAGATATAATATTATAATCTATATGAAAAATGAGAACAGCGGGGAAGCTGTTTCACCAATTCTTTCAGAAGTTTTAAATAAATATAGAGTAAATAGACTAGAAAAAACTGTTTATAGTGAAGACATCTTAGAGAGATTAAAAGCATTGAAATCAAATGCTGTTCCAGAATTCTTAGAAACTAATCTTTTAAAAAGTAAAGAGGATTTTAAAGATGGAGAGTTGAGTATAGGGCCATATGACTATGATACTTTGATGAGGTGTGAGTATAGGTTTTATCTAAATAAAGTTTGTTCGCTTCAAAACTTTGAAAAAGAGGATACGTTAGGACTCTCTCTTAAATTCTTGGGAACATATGTCCATGAAGTTTTTGAAAAATTGACGGATAAAATGTGGAAAAAAATACTGAATCTATCTGACTATAGTGTAACGTACGAAGAGGTAGAGGAGTTACTTTATAGCAGTTTCCGTAACAATAGAAAAAGAGTTCCAATCTATTTAGATAACTATTTTACGGGTATTTTAATACCACGTTTTGCTAGAAATATTTTGAAGTTTTATAAAGAGATTGAAAATCTATACATAGAGAAAAAGGTAAAACGTATAGAGAGTGAAAAAAATAGTAGAAAAGAACCGTTTTTAAAAGGAGATGTCGAAGTTACATTAAGTGGAAGGGTCGATTTGGTAATTGAAACGACAACAAATAATCATATAATAGATTTTAAAACAGGAAGTAAAATAGATAATCAATTGGATTTTTACTCTATTATGTTATATGGAGATGAAACGAAATCTCAAAAGTCAATTTATAACGCTTTTGAAGGAAAACTTGAAAATCAGGATAAGGTAAAGCTGACAAGAGAACTTTTAAAAGAGAGATTGATAGAGTTTTTTAAAGAGGAGATATACTCTTTAAGTGAAAAGAAAAGTGGGTGTCTATATTGTGAATATGGAGATATATGTAGGAGGGAGTTCTAA
- a CDS encoding LysE family translocator, producing MIFFKGIITGIILSLPFGPVGIYCMEKAMTEGEKKGYVSALGMVSVDVIYGIISFLFISRVDDYILKYEAPLQVLISVFLIFVGSRKLLTQPEIKESEDDNYTLVQDYFEMFLLSIFNISSLLVIAGIYTLLGVIDCDIKEMTVLELGTGIGIGGASMWFVTMFLIHHFKKRVTRDILIKISKFSGLIILIFGIATIIFAFYK from the coding sequence ATGATTTTTTTTAAAGGTATAATAACAGGTATAATATTATCTCTTCCGTTTGGTCCTGTTGGAATCTATTGTATGGAAAAAGCTATGACAGAGGGAGAGAAAAAAGGGTATGTATCGGCACTAGGAATGGTATCAGTAGATGTAATCTATGGAATAATATCTTTTCTTTTTATAAGTAGAGTAGATGATTATATATTAAAATATGAAGCTCCGCTACAAGTGTTGATAAGTGTATTTTTGATATTTGTTGGAAGTAGAAAACTTTTAACTCAACCAGAGATAAAAGAGTCAGAGGATGATAACTACACTTTGGTGCAGGATTATTTCGAGATGTTTTTACTTTCAATATTTAATATATCGTCTCTATTAGTTATTGCAGGAATTTATACTTTATTGGGTGTGATAGACTGCGATATAAAAGAGATGACAGTATTAGAGTTAGGAACTGGAATTGGAATTGGTGGAGCATCAATGTGGTTTGTTACGATGTTTTTAATTCATCATTTTAAAAAGAGAGTGACACGTGACATTTTAATCAAAATCAGTAAATTCTCAGGTCTTATAATTCTAATATTTGGAATTGCAACTATTATATTTGCCTTCTACAAATAA
- the udk gene encoding uridine kinase — protein sequence MKNCILIGVAGGSGSGKTTIAHNLAKAFKSEDAVLVEQDAYYRELTNLSLEEKAAVNFDHPDSIEFDLLKEHLTKLVNGEAIDRPIYDFTTHSRKEGCVRLEPSKIIIVEGILIFAVPEIRELFDVKIFVDTDADEMILRRIERDMTERGRSFESVKNQYLKTVKPMYLEFCEPSKRYADVIIPRGGENKVAIGMVTSNLKRFLQKGVLG from the coding sequence ATGAAAAATTGCATATTGATCGGAGTAGCTGGAGGAAGTGGAAGCGGAAAAACAACTATAGCACATAATTTAGCAAAAGCTTTCAAATCAGAAGACGCAGTACTAGTTGAGCAAGATGCTTATTATAGAGAGCTAACAAACTTATCATTAGAAGAAAAAGCAGCAGTTAACTTTGACCACCCGGATTCTATCGAGTTTGATCTTTTAAAAGAGCATTTAACTAAATTAGTAAACGGAGAGGCTATCGACAGACCTATATACGATTTCACAACTCACTCTAGAAAAGAGGGATGTGTAAGATTAGAGCCTTCTAAAATAATAATCGTTGAGGGAATACTTATATTTGCAGTACCAGAAATCAGAGAGCTGTTCGATGTAAAAATATTCGTAGATACAGACGCAGATGAAATGATTTTAAGAAGAATTGAAAGAGATATGACAGAGAGAGGAAGAAGTTTCGAATCTGTAAAAAATCAATACTTAAAAACTGTAAAGCCAATGTACTTAGAGTTCTGTGAGCCGAGTAAGAGATACGCAGATGTGATCATCCCAAGAGGTGGAGAGAACAAAGTTGCAATCGGAATGGTAACAAGTAACTTAAAAAGATTCCTTCAAAAAGGAGTGTTAGGATAA
- a CDS encoding molybdenum cofactor biosynthesis protein B, translating into MIRVAIITLSDKGSRGERIDVTGEKLKEIFESHKNYENVYYNMLPDTYEEICEELKKLADEDVADLIVTNGGTGFSKRDVTPEATLAVIEREAPGVAEYMRAKSFEITPKAMLSRARCGIRKGSLILNLPGSPKGATENLNFVIDALVHGIEILKGVAIECATPMKK; encoded by the coding sequence ATGATAAGAGTAGCTATAATAACATTGAGTGATAAGGGTTCAAGAGGAGAGAGAATAGATGTAACTGGAGAGAAATTAAAAGAGATTTTCGAAAGTCATAAAAACTATGAAAATGTTTACTATAATATGTTACCAGATACATATGAGGAGATTTGTGAGGAGTTAAAAAAACTAGCAGATGAGGATGTTGCAGATTTGATTGTAACAAATGGAGGAACTGGTTTTTCAAAGAGAGATGTGACACCTGAAGCAACTCTCGCAGTTATAGAGAGAGAAGCTCCTGGAGTAGCAGAGTACATGAGAGCAAAATCATTTGAGATAACACCTAAAGCTATGTTGAGTAGAGCAAGATGTGGGATAAGAAAAGGAAGTTTAATTTTAAATCTTCCAGGAAGTCCAAAAGGAGCAACTGAAAATCTAAATTTTGTTATAGATGCTTTAGTTCATGGAATTGAAATATTAAAGGGAGTAGCTATAGAGTGTGCAACACCTATGAAAAAATAG
- the mnmA gene encoding tRNA 2-thiouridine(34) synthase MnmA has protein sequence MNLEFKKENEKKVIAVAMSGGVDSSTVAYLLKKQGYTIFGVTMKTCGEEDKDAKRICDDLGIEHYLLDVTKEFGKEVIDYFVDEYSSGRTPNPCMVCNRKIKFGKLIEFAREKGAEALATGHYANIIDGTLAIGDDMNKDQVYFLSQIKKENLDYIIFPIGKMEKPAVRELAKDLGVRVYAKRDSQEICFVEDGKLKEFLMDKTDGKIGRPGKIVDLNGKTLGKHNGLAFYTIGQRKGLGIASANPLYVVALDKKNNTVIVGDNDDLMRDSLIANSLNLFLVNEVKELDGMNCFVKARSRDRLHPCTVKVIDNDVIEVIFTEDNIRAVTPGQGAVLYTEDGKVIASSFIIK, from the coding sequence ATGAACTTAGAGTTTAAAAAAGAGAATGAAAAAAAAGTCATAGCAGTGGCTATGAGTGGTGGTGTTGATTCGTCAACAGTTGCTTATCTTCTAAAAAAACAAGGTTATACAATTTTTGGTGTAACAATGAAAACTTGTGGTGAAGAGGATAAAGATGCAAAAAGAATATGTGATGATTTAGGAATCGAACATTATCTTTTAGATGTTACAAAAGAGTTTGGAAAAGAGGTTATTGATTACTTCGTAGATGAGTATAGCTCAGGAAGAACACCTAACCCTTGTATGGTTTGTAACAGAAAAATTAAATTTGGAAAGCTTATAGAGTTTGCAAGAGAAAAGGGAGCAGAGGCTTTAGCAACTGGTCACTATGCAAACATAATTGATGGAACTTTAGCAATCGGTGACGATATGAATAAGGATCAAGTATATTTCCTTTCTCAAATTAAAAAAGAAAATTTAGATTATATAATATTCCCTATCGGAAAGATGGAAAAACCAGCAGTTAGAGAATTAGCAAAAGATCTTGGTGTAAGAGTTTACGCTAAAAGAGATTCGCAAGAGATTTGTTTCGTTGAGGATGGAAAATTAAAAGAGTTCTTAATGGATAAAACTGATGGTAAAATAGGAAGACCTGGTAAAATAGTTGACTTAAATGGAAAAACTTTAGGAAAACATAACGGTTTAGCTTTCTATACAATCGGACAAAGAAAAGGATTAGGAATCGCATCAGCAAACCCACTTTATGTAGTAGCTTTAGATAAAAAGAATAATACTGTAATAGTTGGAGATAATGATGATTTAATGAGAGATAGCCTTATAGCTAATAGTTTAAATCTATTTTTAGTAAATGAAGTTAAAGAGTTAGACGGAATGAACTGTTTTGTAAAAGCTCGTTCAAGAGATAGACTTCATCCTTGTACAGTAAAAGTTATTGATAATGATGTTATCGAAGTGATCTTCACTGAAGATAATATAAGAGCAGTAACTCCAGGACAAGGAGCAGTTTTATATACTGAGGATGGAAAAGTTATAGCGAGTTCTTTCATAATTAAATAA
- a CDS encoding deoxynucleoside kinase: protein MKNVICIEGVVGAGKTTLGELLAKELSIEFFQEPYIDNPFLDKFYSNKERYSLLSQMYFLNKRIDIIEEASKFNGCIMDRSIFGDFLFAKMHLKNGFMSEDEFNLYESFWKKLISARENPVLIVYLETSVDNAIRKIKERGRDFEMGVEKEYWNSLNEEYSNFFNEYNDSVVLKINIDNMDIRDNDEDRKLFFDMVKSKLRELSL from the coding sequence ATGAAAAATGTTATCTGTATAGAGGGAGTTGTTGGAGCTGGAAAGACAACCTTAGGAGAACTATTAGCTAAAGAATTATCTATTGAGTTTTTTCAAGAACCGTATATAGATAACCCTTTTTTAGATAAATTCTATTCAAATAAAGAGAGATACTCATTGCTAAGTCAGATGTATTTTTTAAACAAAAGAATAGATATAATAGAAGAAGCTTCTAAATTCAATGGATGTATAATGGATAGAAGTATCTTTGGTGATTTTTTATTTGCAAAGATGCATCTGAAAAATGGTTTCATGAGTGAAGATGAATTCAATTTATATGAATCTTTTTGGAAAAAATTAATATCAGCAAGAGAGAATCCTGTGTTGATAGTTTATTTAGAAACAAGTGTAGATAATGCTATAAGAAAGATAAAAGAGAGAGGTAGAGATTTCGAGATGGGTGTCGAGAAAGAGTATTGGAACTCTCTGAACGAGGAGTATTCGAACTTCTTTAATGAATATAACGACTCAGTTGTTTTAAAAATAAATATAGATAATATGGATATAAGAGATAATGACGAGGATAGAAAGCTATTTTTTGATATGGTTAAATCTAAATTGAGGGAGCTAAGCCTGTAA